A stretch of DNA from Synergistota bacterium:
GATATCTCTTAAGCTTGGCGCTCCAGTCATTGAATTTGCAAAAGCTGCGCTGGAGCTTTCGATGGCTCTGCTTCAGCTTGACGCTTTTGGGAGGCTTGAGATGAACTGATGGGGGATGATATATTATTAATTTTAACGGAGCGTATGTGTAAGAGTAAGGAGATAAGCGCCTATCTTAAGAGCATAAGCGAGCCTTCGTTTAAGCTTGAAAAGCTCCCAGTTAAGTTTTCAGAGAACTCTTTCTTTATAAACGAGTTTAAGGCGATGGAGATACTTCTTGAGAAACCTTTGAAAGATTATAGATGTGTGGTTATGGGATGCTTTTTCGATCCATGCGTAGAGTTTCTCAGAATGAGAAGGTACAGGGTTGTAGGATGTGGGGAGGCTTCCATGATGCTGGCCTCTCTATTGGAGAGGGATTTTGGTGTAATATCCATTTTCCGAGAAGCTGTCTCTCGCGTTAAACTCATGGTAAAAAGGTTAGGGCTAATGGACAGATTTGTGGGGATTTCTATAGTAAGTGAAAGGGAGGAATCGCTTATAGAGGGAGGGCGAAAGCTCGTTGAGGAAGGAGCGGACTCCCTTATAATAGCGCACTTAACATCAGTGAAGCTTCTTAAAGTTCTCTCGAACCGCTTTAAGGGTATAAGCATTGTTGAGCCCCTTAAAGCGGGCTTAGTTTTAGCGAATGCCATGTTTTAGGGAGGCAATAGTTGATAATGAGCAGGGTAGTTGAGATAGGGGACATAAAGGTGGGTGGAGGTAATCCTTTTGTTCTTATAGCGGGTCCGTGCGTGATAGAGTCAGAAGAGCTTGTCTTAAAGGTGGCATCGTTTGTAAAGAGGGTTTGCGATAAGCTTGAGATACCTTATATATTTAAGTCTTCGTATGATAAAGCTAATAGGACATCGATAAGTTCCTTTAGAGGACCTGGGCTTGAGGAAGGGATAAGAATTCTTGCCAAGGTTAAGGAGGAAGTTGGGATTCCGATCCTTTCGGATGTTCACCTCCCACAGGAAGCAGGTTTGGCGGCTGAGGTTCTTGATATTCTTCAAATTCCCGCCTTTTTGTGTAGGCAGACGGATCTCGTTCTCGCGGTTGCGCGTACAGGAAAGCCGGTTAACGTTAAAAAGGGGCAGTTTCTTGCACCTCACGATGTTAAATATATAGTTGAGAAGATAGAGTCAGTGGGAAATAGAAAGATACTCCTTACAGAGAGAGGCACCGCATTTGGTTATCATAATCTCGTCGTTGATTTCCGTTCTCTTCCAATAATGAGAGAGACTGGCTATCCGGTAGTCTTTGATGCTACTCATAGTGTCCAGCTTCCGGGGGGTCGCGGAGGATCTTCCGGTGGGGATAGAAGGTTTATTTCCTTCCTGGCACGTGCTGCCACCGCGGTAGGGATCGATGCGCTCTTTATGGAGGTTCATCCCGAACCAGACAGGGCATTATCGGACGGCCCTAATATGCTTCCCTTAAGCGATCTTGAGGAGCTGTTAACCGTCTTGAAAGAAATAGATGCCATCGTGAAGGGGCTTTAGATGAGTCTTGCTTCGGATCCCGGATCGAAGATGTGAATTCTGTTCGGGTTAAGATATAGGGTGACATGCTCACCAATTTCCCAATCCTCGTTTGTGGTGAGTGCAGAGATCTTTTGTCCGTCTATAGAGACCGTTATTAATGTTTCTTTGCCCAGTGGTTCCGTTACGTAGATTTCCCCTCGTAGCTGTGGCCAGCTTTCATCAGGAGAGACGTTTATGGCTATCTCTTCGGGTCTTATACCTATAATTATCTCGCTTGGAATTTCTCCTCTTGCCTGTTTGATTCTCTCATGGGGTATTCTTATCTCGGATCCATTTATGATGATTTTAAAATTATCACCCTCCTTTTTGAATCTTCCATGCAGAAAGTTCATAGGAGGGTTTCCTATAAAGCCTGCGACGAAAAGGTTTTCCGGGTTGCTGTATAGATCATGTGGAGTGGAGTATTGCTGAAGCTTTCCCTTGTGTATGACCGCTATTCTTTCAGCCATCGTCATTGCTTCTATCTGATCGTGGGTTACAAGCACGGCAGTGATTCCCAGCTCTTTCTGTAGTCTTTTTATTTCTCCTCTCGTTGCGACTCTGAGCTTAGCGTCGAGATTAGAGAGAGGTTCGTCCAAGAGCAGTATGTTTGGTTCCTTAACCAGCGCTCTTGCCAAGGCGACTCTCTGTTGCTGTCCACCGGAGATCTGATTTGGCTTTCTTGCGAGAAGCTCATCTATGTGAAGCATCTTTGCTACCTTTTCTACCTTCTGCTTTATCTGCTCTCTTGGAATTTTCTTTAGCCTTAGTGGGAAGGCTATATTTTCATATACCGTCATATGAGGATAAAGAGCATAGCTTTGGAAAACTAAGCCTATATTTCTATATTGTGGAGGGATATCGTTTACTACCTGATCGTCAAAGTAGATTTTGCCTGAGGTTGGCTTGTAGACCCCGGCTATGAGGTAAAGCGTCGTGGTCTTGCCTGAACCCGAGGGTCCCAATATGGCTATGAACTCTCCATCTTTAACCTCGAGCGTGAAGTCACTCAAGGCTATGACTTTACCAAACCTCTTGGTAAGCCTATCTAAGAATATTCTTGCCAAGGTGTTTATCCCTCCTCCTTTAGGTTCCCTTTACTCCTCCCATGGTTATCTTAAGCAGATGTTTCTGTGCGAAGAGGAAGAATATAAGCGTGGGGATCATGTAAAAGATAGAGACCGCCGTTAATAGTCCATAGTCAACGAATCTGAACTCTCCTATGACGCCCTTAAGATAGGTTGAGAGCGTCCAAGCTTTTTTGCTAAGTATGAAGGTATATACGAAAACGAATTCAGACCATCCGGAGAGGAAGGAAAATATGGAAAGAGCGCCTATACCCGGCTTGGCTAATGGGAGCATTACCTTAAACCATGTTTGGAATCTTGATGCTCCATCTACTATGGCTGATATTTCTATGTCCCAGGGTATACTATCATAGAACCCCTTCATTACCCAGGTTGCAAAGGGTAGCTCCAGAGCGACCTTAACGAGTATCACTCCTCCAAGGGTATTGAGTAAACCCATGGTTCTTAGTATGTAAAATATTGCTACGAGGAGGGTAATTGATGGAAAAGCATGAAGAGCGAGGGTGAATCCAAGTAGGGGCCCTCTTCCCTTGAATTCCAGACGAGAAAGGGCATATCCACCAAGAGTCGCAACGAGAATGGTAAGTAGTGCGACTCCTCCGGCTAATATTAGGGTATTTAGAGTTATTGCCCATATATTGGGTAGGCCCTTTAAAACGGTTTCTTCCCACAAGAATCTCCAGTTGTGGAGCGTAAAACCGCTTTTTCCTTCGAAGGCTCCCATAAAAAGCCAGCCATAGAATAGGATTATGGGAGCCGATATGATTATCATAAAGCCGTATTTAACGAAATTCCACCAAAAAATTCTTTTTCTTATCTTTTTTATTTCAAGCTCATTCATTTTATATCCCCTCTATCTTGGGCTTTTTAAGCAGAGCTCTTATGTTAACCGTCCTGAGGTAAAGCAGGGCGGCTATAAAGCCTGCTATCGAGAGAATTACCGAGAGCGCCGCTGCGTATCCAAATTCCCAGTCTCCAAAAGCAGTGTGG
This window harbors:
- the kdsA gene encoding 3-deoxy-8-phosphooctulonate synthase, whose amino-acid sequence is MSRVVEIGDIKVGGGNPFVLIAGPCVIESEELVLKVASFVKRVCDKLEIPYIFKSSYDKANRTSISSFRGPGLEEGIRILAKVKEEVGIPILSDVHLPQEAGLAAEVLDILQIPAFLCRQTDLVLAVARTGKPVNVKKGQFLAPHDVKYIVEKIESVGNRKILLTERGTAFGYHNLVVDFRSLPIMRETGYPVVFDATHSVQLPGGRGGSSGGDRRFISFLARAATAVGIDALFMEVHPEPDRALSDGPNMLPLSDLEELLTVLKEIDAIVKGL
- a CDS encoding ABC transporter ATP-binding protein, coding for MARIFLDRLTKRFGKVIALSDFTLEVKDGEFIAILGPSGSGKTTTLYLIAGVYKPTSGKIYFDDQVVNDIPPQYRNIGLVFQSYALYPHMTVYENIAFPLRLKKIPREQIKQKVEKVAKMLHIDELLARKPNQISGGQQQRVALARALVKEPNILLLDEPLSNLDAKLRVATRGEIKRLQKELGITAVLVTHDQIEAMTMAERIAVIHKGKLQQYSTPHDLYSNPENLFVAGFIGNPPMNFLHGRFKKEGDNFKIIINGSEIRIPHERIKQARGEIPSEIIIGIRPEEIAINVSPDESWPQLRGEIYVTEPLGKETLITVSIDGQKISALTTNEDWEIGEHVTLYLNPNRIHIFDPGSEARLI
- a CDS encoding carbohydrate ABC transporter permease; this encodes MNELEIKKIRKRIFWWNFVKYGFMIIISAPIILFYGWLFMGAFEGKSGFTLHNWRFLWEETVLKGLPNIWAITLNTLILAGGVALLTILVATLGGYALSRLEFKGRGPLLGFTLALHAFPSITLLVAIFYILRTMGLLNTLGGVILVKVALELPFATWVMKGFYDSIPWDIEISAIVDGASRFQTWFKVMLPLAKPGIGALSIFSFLSGWSEFVFVYTFILSKKAWTLSTYLKGVIGEFRFVDYGLLTAVSIFYMIPTLIFFLFAQKHLLKITMGGVKGT